In Podospora pseudopauciseta strain CBS 411.78 chromosome 3, whole genome shotgun sequence, one genomic interval encodes:
- a CDS encoding hypothetical protein (EggNog:ENOG503NVQA), which yields MANTKDRPGPKFAPKLIETTFERYRKSIPPNELTPSPSPRSPSPPPRERRKFAPQLVESSVRRSRRVGDEGPATRPTDRTDITPYTNHIYAPKPRRKRSHGSIPASPERQRAHARRESCDDEIAGPLFDLVARDAQRKLQDIAMSAFPNSGQRIGGAEHFYVREGSEDDGPRGRPLTRGPWNPMHSRRNSSEEDISWAFKEMQEHAQMVNAHRQRDMSRIDTLDLDKMSIDVPSDAIDLTSRQRSSIANSPLWRPRPSSGSLVAIGETHMPLLRAESPLPPTGESRMPNMEPDSPPVRPIGESFMPYIPSAPAGKAGDMPYVPASHIPPETSFGHHAPFNPYGQERDMSLERARAAHRLRLKKSPPMLGQDLTFRKCPSPKQTKLEPDHLWDLETGTTLEDQHRDPTEQHGLWRGYCYTSNQNEKIAHVDRPLMITTPMPDASNTDPFDRAFGTAPVELSEEPTPVGSRAESLHIPGGGSIQLQKKPHSANGSLVIPEHRTKNNAPKGLHMLHNLHNLDEKLKQEKAVADLEEKIAAEFDDKFVTQVYNYLSLGYPATARLYDEELSKISRIPVEELERDDDAIMEDLWGAEVHSNSQSSGSQSQNSEDSGPRRADGKRIKATGHIMLDSEEQDNVKEEDRCPRWKALKLYIYEWARQHPDLNAISPLAWGVRERRGSWGI from the coding sequence ATGGCCAACACCAAAGATCGGCCGGGGCCAAAGTTCGCACCCAAGTTGATAGAGACCACCTTTGAACGCTATCGAAAGTCCATACCGCCCAACGAGCTGACCCCGAGTCCATCCCCGAGgtcgccatcaccacctccgcgGGAGCGACGCAAGTTTGCGCCGCAACTGGTAGAGTCCTCGGTCCGAAGATCTAGGCGAGTCGGAGACGAAGGCCCAGCCACGCGTCCGACAGACAGGACAGATATCACACCCTACACAAATCACATTTACGCCCCCAAGCCCCGAAGGAAACGAAGCCATGGATCCATCCCAGCAAGCCCCGAGAGACAGAGGGCTCATGCCCGGCGCGAATCgtgtgatgatgagattgcCGGCCCCTTGTTTGATCTCGTGGCCCGCGATGCTCAAAGGAAGCTCCAGGACATTGCCATGAGCGCGTTCCCCAACAGCGGCCAGCGCATAGGCGGTGCCGAACATTTCTATGTCAGGGAGGGGTCAGAAGACGACGGGCCCCGCGGGAGGCCTTTGACGAGGGGCCCATGGAATCCCATGCACTCGAGACGCAACTCGTCCGAGGAGGACATTAGCTGGGCCTTCAAGGAGATGCAAGAGCATGCGCAAATGGTGAATGCCCACAGGCAGCGTGACATGAGTCGGATAGACACGTTGGACCTGGACAAGATGAGCATTGATGTCCCTAGCGATGCCATAGATTTGACGAGCAGACAGAGGTCGTCCATAGCCAACTCTCCCCTGTGGAGGCCACGGCCGTCATCAGGCTCGCTGGTGGCCATTGGAGAGACTCATATGCCCTTGCTCCGTGCTGAGTCGCCTCTGCCGCCCACTGGAGAGAGTCGCATGCCCAACATGGAGCCAGACTCTCCCCCGGTCCGACCCATCGGCGAGAGCTTTATGCCGTACATACCCTCGGCGCCTGCTGGCAAGGCTGGCGACATGCCTTATGTCCCGGCCTCGCATATACCTCCGGAAACATCTTTTGGGCACCATGCACCTTTCAACCCCTACGGCCAGGAAAGAGACATGTCCctggagagggcgagggccGCCCATCGGTTGCGACTGAAAAAATCACCTCCCATGCTCGGCCAGGATCTAACGTTTAGAAAGTGCCCGTCCCCGAAGCAGACCAAGCTGGAGCCGGATCATTTGTGGGATCTGGAGACGGGAACGACGCTGGAGGACCAGCACCGTGACCCGACAGAACAGCATGGCCTCTGGCGCGGTTACTGCTACACGAGCAACCAAAACGAAAAGATTGCTCATGTGGACAGGCCGCTGATGATCACGACGCCCATGCCCGACGCAAGCAACACAGATCCATTTGACCGAGCTTTTGGAACTGCTCCGGTCGAACTAAGCGAGGAGCCGACGCCGGTTGGTTCGAGGGCCGAAAGTCTGCATATCCCAGGAGGAGGCTCTATTCAGCTCCAAAAGAAACCACATTCGGCGAATGGGAGTCTGGTCATTCCCGAGCACCGAACCAAGAACAACGCACCCAAGGGCCTTCACATGCTCCACAACCTGCATAACCTGGACGAGAAACTGAAGCAAGAGAAGGCTGTGGCTGACCTCGAGGAGAAGATTGCCGCCGAGTTTGATGACAAGTTTGTAACGCAGGTGTACAATTATTTGTCTCTTGGATACCCGGCCACGGCTAGGCTCTACGATGAGGAGCTGAGCAAGATCAGCCGGATTCCCGTGGAGGAACTGGAAAGGGACGACGACGCCATCATGGAGGATCTATGGGGCGCAGAAGTCCACAGCAATTCTCAATCCTCTGGCTCGCAGTCCCAGAACAGTGAGGACTCTGGCCCGAGAAGGGCGGACGGGAAGAGGATCAAGGCCACCGGACATATCATGCTCGATAGCGAAGAGCAGGACAatgtcaaggaggaggacaggTGTCCAAGATGGAAGGCGCTGAAGCTCTACATCTATGAGTGGGCCCGGCAACATCCGGACCTGAACGCCATCAGCCCCTTGGCCTGGGGTGTGCGCGAGCGGAGGGGAAGCTGGGGGATTTGa